TGTAGCATCAAATCAGCCACCGTTGCATAAAGTGACTAGTCTGACAGCTAAGTCATGGTCTAAAAGCTTTTAAACCCATTTGAAAAGTTTTAATTAAGAAGTACGCCACTTCCCGTCAGCGATGTCAGTGCACTTGGTGGAACTGATTTGAGTATTTAAAGGAATAATATCTGTCAGTTCTGTTCTGACTCGTTTCCTCACAGATCGTACTGTAGTCCGTATCCCCAACCTTACATGTGAGTTTCTGCCTGTGAATAGTGGCATTACAGAGGATAGGCTTTTCCTGCCTGGTCACCTGGTGCTGGCCTCAGCTGCTCGGTCTCCTTCTCGGGGTGAAGTTGGGTGCCGCTATGCGTCCCATTTGTGGTTTTGCTTACTGGTGGATTATCATTCTCTCCTACACCGTGTGACTCTTTAGGGCCAACACTGTCCCAGAAAAGGCTGCTCCTATACAGAGGGCCACGGTACTGTTCCAGTTTCATGCAGGTTGACCTTGAAGATCTACACTGAGTCTCAAGAAGTATTAGGGCTGCTGGCCTGGTTTTCAGAACAGGGAGAAGGACATACTCTTAAACCAGTAGGAGGAACTGTGTACCTATCTACAGACCACCAGAGATGTAAGAGCTGAGTTTGTATATACAGATGAAAGAGGGAGGAACCCTGTGGGTATCGACAAGCCAGAGAGGGAGGAACTGAGTGGGTATTTACAGACCAGATAGGGAGGAACTGAGTGGGTGTTTACAGATCAGAGGAGGAGGAGCCCCACAGGTATCTACAAACCAGAGGGGGCGGAGCCCCACAGGTATCTACACATCAGAGAGGGAGGAGCCCCGCAGGTATCTACAAACCAGAGGGGGCGGAGCCCCGTGGGTATCTACAAACCAGAGGGGGCGGAGCCCCGTGGGTATCTACAAACCAGAGGGGGCGGAGCCCCGTGGGTATCTACAAACCAGAGGGGGCGGAGCCCCGTGGGTATCTACAAACCAGAGGGGGCGGAGCCCAGTGGGTATCTACAAACCAGAGGGGGCGGAGCCCCACGGGTAACTACAGATCAGAGAGGAAGGAGGCGCCGCCAGAaatcttgggccccatgaaagattagaattttgccccccccccccccctttttgcgaaaaggtaaagcccctaacagggccccatgtcagtgctgggcccctagaaTCGTTCTAACCTTTCCCCCCTGGCGGCGCCCCTGCCTGCAGGTATCTACAGAGCAGAGAGGGAGGATCTGAGTGGGTATCTACAGAGCAGAGAGGGAGGAGCTGTCAGACCTTGTGTTTGCTGTAAGCTTCCCATTAGTTCGCATGTGTTCAGAAACAGTCTGTCCCCCTGCTAAACTTATAACCGCTCATAGGTAGCAGTAGCATACAGCTAGGAGTTCTGAAGTCCAGATAACGATGGACCCTGACACAGTGACGTACTGTGTATCCAAGAATCCCGTTAAAACCATCAACTGTACTCCCACAAGAGGGTTTTATTCTATTTCCATAGAAACCATAGAAATTGGAGCCCCTTTCAGCTGTGCCATTCCTGATTCTCTAGCTCGAAGCTCCATTTAAACGTAGATGTAGACTGACTACTAGAGGGTGAAGTTCTTGAGCCCTTTCTCCCTCAAGTCAAGCATCCAATTTGGACCACTTACTCTCTATAGGCTTCTGAGCCAAGGCCTTCCTGTCTGACATGCCATGTCACCTGCTGTCACAAGCTGTTTAGCCCAAACAGTATGATTGACAGTGGAACCATCTGGGTTTGTTATATCAGGTAAGAGCAGCGTTTCCCCCGCCCTTTTTGCCATGTCATTGTGGGCATGGTTGTCATAGTGACTGCCATGCGGATCGGATCTCCCTGCGGAAGACGGGAGACTGAGAGTCGGCTTCTGGCTGCCCGAAAAAGGGTGTTCTCGCTTTTTCATCACTTAGATTTTTTCAACCTCGGTCACAATGCTGCAGTGAAAATGCCATAGGAACTGGTCCCCCAGGGTCCCTCCCTAGCAGCCCTTATGGGAGCCGTCCCGGGGTGACACACCCCAAGGCATGAAAGTCTTGGGAAGCAGCCCCCAGGCTGCCCTTTAAACTCTCATTGTGACACTTCCCAATGTTCCTTGTTGCTAATGGAAAGTTCTGGCCAGATCAGGGTCTCATGTTGTGCGTCAAAGGGTACCTCCAAGAAGTGGCTTGGCGGCGGTCTTCATATGAGACAGGATTAGGACTTAAATCTCAGTTCCTGTGAGATCACTGTTGTCACATGGGGACCCCAAATTAGTTTTTCCCGGGGTTTAAAGGTCTCTGCGATCATTTCTGGTGTTCCCAGAGATCTTTTGCTTGCCCAGTTAtgatgtaattatttttttttggggggggggggttctccagCTTGGCCAGTATCACTGAATCATCTGTCATCactgtgtttgtttattcattattttgcCCACACTGGCATGATTAGAGATGTAAATATGGAACACACGGGCACTGGGGAGATGGGCACAGCGTTAAAGGCGCATGCGTTGGAGATTTGGGCAGGGGTGGATGGACGGGGAACAGGATCCACCAGTGATGAAGCTTCCTTGTTAGCTTCCGTTCTGCATTTAGGATCACGCAGAGTGTCTGCTCTTAATTTAAAGTCACAAAATATTCCGGTGTGTGCTGCAGAAGGTGGCTTCACGTAGCCATCATGGAGTGAGGCTTGTTTCAAACAACTTTAAAGCTGATCGGTTAGTTGATTAAGTCTGTCAGCTCAGAGCTTTGTCCTGTTCTGGATCTGACGCCCACTTACTTGTTGCTCCTCTCTCTTGCTACTCTCCCTCTGTGGTCTTTAAATGGCCCAAGCTGCCTCTATTGAAGGCACTTTGTTACAGTTTGTGGGAGTGCGGTCTGAGTTTATCGGCCTGGCTGCTTCAGTGGCCCTGGCAGTGTGTTGGCTCCTGCCACTGTCTGAACTGGGCATGCTCCACCTTTGCGGTCAGAACGGTAGATCTGCAATCTAGCGTGAGGCCGAGTCACTCTGGATCAAGCACcaggagagtgtgtgtgagcccCGTGGAAGGAGCCGCGGAACAATTCTCACATGGGAGAATGACAATTTGTTACGAAAGCAGTAGAATGAGGGATTCTTTCTGGCTGGGAGATGCCAGCGTTGGCTGTGCCTGTGCGATAGGCTGGCTGCCCACATTAATGTCTCCGTACAGCGGGCGCTAGCAAAGAGCCAATTCACTGCAGGCACGGAGAGCGGGTGAGcaagtgagtgagagagagaaaaagagagggaGGAGAAAGACTGAAGCTGAGCGCTCTCCCGCCTGGAGAGCAGGCGGCAGCTGGAGCAGGCTCCACGGGTCCTGATGGGGAGAGACAGCCGGCACCCAGGCTCCTGTCCAGCCTCGCTCTCCCAGCAGCATCCCGGGATTACACTAGGCATCTGGAGGCAGCGAGTGCCGACTCCCTCCTCACTTTTGGAGATACTTTCTGTTATTCTGGCCTGTGGGGAGAATAAGTCAGTGCCACTCTCATTTCTGGTGGCTTTCTTAAGCGCACCAGCCGGCTGCGATTCTGGTGCCATTGCAGACTGACTGTGCCTGAACTTCCTCTCTCTGGTGGGGGTGTTTAGTGAGGTTTCGGAAGTGCTGACCTACTTCAGCTCAGTCAGCTTCTATTTGGGCTACTCCTTTTCTCGCTGTAGGAGCCTGGCACTGCCCGGCTCAGCATGTGGCTAGGTGCCCGTTGGTCGGGACGTCGGGCCAGCCGCGGTGGGTAGGGCTGGCACCTGATGCGACCCCCTTCTCCTTCCTTTTGCTCTACCATGTTTGCCAGGATCTTCATCCCCAAGAAACACCGGGAACGTTTCGATGAGATGGTGTCCCAGGGCCTCCTGCAGCGGGTCCGCCGGGGACGGAGCCTCAGCAGCCCGGGTCAGAACCGACTCCGCCGCAGCCGCAGCGAGGACCACCCTGAGCGGCTGCTGGTGTCCACACGTGCCAGCTCTGTTCCCCGTTCCTCTGTGGCCACGGAGGACATCCCCGGCCCCCCGCCGCCCGCCCGCGGCCTCAGGAAGACCACCTCCCTGGTGGTGGGTCACAGCAGCTCCACCATTGGCTACAGGTGAGCGTCTACCTCCTAACGTGGTTGGGTACCATTAAAGGTAGAAGCAAGGAATTATGGGGACAAATTTCACGGGTTGCAGGATTGGTCAAATTTCCATAACGAGTAATGGGGTCTTCAGTCCTCAGATGTTTGTGAAGGTCAAAGGTCGGTGATGTCTGGATATCTAGATGGATGTCGAGCTGGAACTTGGGACGGGAGTGTTAAAGCTCACCCTACATGGGTTTGATAGGAGCACTTATGTGCCATGGAATAATGGAGCAGACTATGGCATAACTATGGGACAGGATGTGCTATGTTGCGGACTGGGAGCTTCAGAAAATGCACCATGTGTTGCTGGGGAGGGTGAAGGAGCTGTATAAAGCTGCCTAGAGCCTGGCTCACGCTGACACCTGCTGGGGAGGGTGAGTGTCCCAGCGAGGCTTTTCCCGCACAGCCCCCCAGCCTGCGGTTTGCCGCCTCCGTGTTTGCGGGGAGCTGTCGCCACGTGGGAGGCCGACATGCAGTGCTTTGTTTCTCCGGCCCTCCTGCGAGCATTGGAGGGTGAGAAACGTACTGGAGCGTTCACAGCTCCGCCGCCTGCATCTTGCCCTTTCAGAGACGCCGTGAGTCTAAGATTGTGCGTGGTCCACACTTCGGATCCCAGCTATACCGATGTCCTCCAGTAGGAGGCGGTATCTGCCCGTGGCTGGCTTACAGAGAAAACAGGCTCCCTCCACACAAACCTAACAGCCATGTCTGTTCCTCACAGCTCAGGTTACGAGATCCCTGAGTGTCTCCACAGTTCGGGCAGCGCCCGGCACTTAAACTGCCATTAGGCGGGTGCCAGAGCTGCCCAATCAGGACCACACGTGAACTTTACTTCCTTCAGCACTTACGTAACTTCGGCCAGGGGTTGCTGTGGAAACCAAGCAGATGCTGGTGGGTGGGGGATGGCAGGTGATGGGTGGGGCCTCAGCACCAGCAACTATCTCCTCAGACAAGGATTACTGCCCACCTCATTGGCTGATTACTGATTGCCCTCGTTGATTGGGCTTTGTTTGAGCCCTGAAGCCTAGAAAGCACATATGGGTGGAGTAAATTAGGCCACACGATTTCCAGGGGTCCTGGGGTGTACCTGAGGGCCCTCTACCCATCAGGCCCCTCCACCTATTAGACTCCAGTGTATTTGAGAATATGTGTAGTCGGTGGGGTGGCCTTTAGCCTTCCAAGCTGACATCCTCCGGCTAATTCGGGACTTCTGAGACATTATGGGTAACTTGGCCGGGTAGGCCTGATGTTAACTCCATTCGTGCGCCCCAGGACCGTGCGTGTCTACAAGGGGAACAAGAGCTTTGGGTTCACGCTCCGGGGCCACGCTCCTGTCTGGATCGACTCCGTCATCCCAGGTACGACCGTGTCCCACCCTGCAAGTCTCCGCGACTGCATGGCGTGTGTCTGCAGCTGGTCTGCTGATAGGTTGCGACCAGGGTATGTTCACTCCTCACACCTTCTGCACACACCCTCTGCAGCATAATATGCAGAGCACCTGTTTGGAGTGAGTCCTGTAATCCCAGCATGCGTGCAGCTTGTGGTGCATGGGAGTGTCAGCTAAAGCATGAGCACTGATGCAAGCGTTACTTTTTGTACTAAGTACTTAACTGTCGACTAAATATATTATTCCGAAATGTCATCATTGAAACGTCTTGCTTGTTAGAGGGTCTTAATTAGTTCCGCTGTTTAAATGTATCAACACTGTGATATTTGTGTATCAACAACCGAGCTGCCTTGCGGCTCTGTGTGAATGAAGCCACATGAAGCTATTTCAGGGATGGTGGGTGGCAGAGGACCCTCGCTGAATCATCCCAGTGAGGGAGGGCGGCCACAGGTGTgcagcgggtgggggggggggggatgacgtGGCTGGAAGCTGATACATGGACCACGTATTAGTCAGGGGGAGCCCCAGAGGGAGCACGCAGGTCAGGCCGGTTTAGAATGattgggtgggtggggcagggggggtcacTCTAGGGGAGATGGCAACATGCTCAggcggtgccccccccccacacctcatCCTGTCACCCTCGCAGGGAGCCCCGCAGAGAAGGCAGGCCTCAAACCCGGGGATCGTATCCTGTTTCTCAACGGACTGGACATGAGGTGtgtgcactgggggggggggatgacagTACTCTGGTTATTATCTCTTGTAAACatgacacacaaattcacaaCACATCTTGAAATGAGGTTCCATCTACTGCAGTCAGACAGAAATAGCAACTCACCCCAGCGTGTTTAGTTTTACGCAGTGCTGTGTATATGAAAATAGATGCATTTAATAGCGTCCAGTCCTGCTGAACACCCTGTTCAGGTCCCCCCTTTCTCTCAGCTGAAGGCGATTGGGCCCCACTTCCGCCCTTCAGCTATATTTGCCTAGGCCCCGCCCCTTCCCCACCCTTCCTCTAACACACTCCATTACTCATTCATAATACTAAtaagcccctcccccatatCTGCCAGGTGCTGCTCCCATGAGAAGGTGGTCTCCATGCTACAGGGTAGTGGGGCCATGCCCACCCTGGTGGTGGAAGATGGGCCATCAGGCCCCCCCCTGGCACCCCTGGAGCCTGAGCTGGGGGTACCTGGCTCCCCGGGGTCTCGATCTCCTGAGCTCCGATCACTGCACTGGGTCACAGAGATCCTGCCCCCCAGCATCCGTGTCCACGGCCGCACCTTCGGCCAGCAGCTGGAGCACCTGCTCACGCACCAGGAGCGCTACACCATCTGCAAGGCGCTGGAGCTTTTCTTCCAGCAGAGGTGTGTACAACGTTCCTGTTTCCCTCCGTGACGTGTGGCTCCGACGGCCCACTGTCTCACCTGCCTCCCCACACACGGCACAGAAACGTGGACACACTCATCGTGGACGTCTTTCCTGTACTGGACACACCTGCCAAGCAGGTCCTCTGGCAGTTCATCTACCAGCTACTGACCTACGAAGAGCAGGAGCAGTGTCAGCAGAAGATGGCTCGTTTCCTGGGCTTCCGCACGCAACCTGCAGGTGCGTTTCCCTGTCCGCACGAACCCGCATGTGTGTAATCTTTACTGCATCTGTCGTCCGGTCTCGTGTTAATATTCGCTCTTCTGCGTGCCGTGATTTCCTGCGTATGCATGTCTCTCCCCACCCCAGCTGCCCCCGCCGAGCCGGAACCTGCCCCTGAGACACACCGGCGTAGCAGCTCCATGCGTGTGACGGGCACGGCGTACCGGAGCAGCGTGAGAGGCCGCAGCTCTGACGACCTCATCATAGGCACCAACCTGGGCATGGGTCTGCCTGCAGCATGTCTGAACTCCGCTCCCAGTATGTCCAAACTCTGCCCGTAGCATGTATAAACCCAGCCTGAGTATTTATAGACTCCGCCCACGGCACGCATGAACCCCGCCCCCAACATGTTTTAACTCCACCCACACCTAGCCAAAGCTCCACCCACAAATAAACATTAGTTAATAGCTTATCTAAAGCTTATATAAACTTTGCGGCTGTTACACTGTTCAGCTTTATGCCCCCCTGGGaggattgtcactgcttgcctttatatttaatatttcacaCTTTAAACCAAACAACATTTGGCCTGCTTGTTTAATAATGGGTTCTTGCATTTGACTGGTTGATAGCTGTTTTTGCTCCTTAACTGGAGTGCACTTGTTTATCTCACTGGTTTATTCAGTTACAGTTTGCTTGTTTTTACTTAGATAGATTAAACAGGTCTCCAGGAAAGTCCCTGAGGTTGTTAGCCTCCATGTCTGCTTTTCTCGTCACCTCATAGGCGTCACTGAGCATGTGCGGGGTCTGGAAGGAGCATTTACCTCGCTCTGTCTCCCTCTGTCCCCAGGGACCCATAACGAACCCATGGAGGTGGGCATGCGGCTCGCCCCCGGGGAGCGGCAGTCTGGAGACGGGACGTCCCTTCCTGAGACTCCCAACCTGAACAATGTGGGTATAAACAGCCTCCATCCAATCACAGTGCTGACAAGGCAGCTAGGACAGCTCTGGTGATTCGTGTCGTCCATCTGCAGCTGTCCACCGTCTACACTGAACTGGAGGTGGGGAACGTGTACTCGGGCGGGAAGGCCTCCAGGTCCCTGAAGAGTCGCTCCTCGCCCCTCCCAGAGCCCGTGGTGGAGCCCGACGCCATTGGCCACACCCACTCCCCCTCCATGCATGGAGGAGGTCAGTATGTCTATCTGGCGTTCAGGTCTAGGTGTTCAGCTCTGTCATGGGACTGAGCCTGCAATCCTTGGAATCAGTGGTCAAGGGAAGATGCCATAGATTTACTGTACAACACGGTATTTTGTAGCAGTCAGACTCAGTTATGAATTTCTCTTCAGCTCTGCATTCTGTGATTCTTCTGTCCCTCATTTAGCTTCATATTCTGTGATCTTTTGCGCATGTGTTCTGCAGGCAGTCGGAAATCAGCGCCCTCCCTGTCCTGGAGGGAGCAGCTGCCCAGTGCCGCATGCCAGTGCTACCCCGCGGGCGTGCCCGGCCAGGCCGGCGCCGAATCCAACCCGTACATGAGCCTGGACAGTCCCCTGCCGTCACCACCGCCTGTCGACTACCCCCCCACGCCCCCGACCCACCGCGGGAACCTCTTCACCTTCtcgcccccaccccacacacaggACACTGACAAGTTCCTGGATGCGTTGAACGAGCAGCTCGGCCACCGTGTCACTGCGGTGGACGACTTCCTCACTCCAGACAACGACTACGAGGAGGTAGGTCACCCCGGCTGCACGTCAGTCACGTGATATGGAAAAGGAAGAAGCTCATTGGCTCATCCCTGCAGCCGGTGGTGGCTCTCGTCTGTACCGTTAAAGCTCCTTAGTGCCGCTCGGTCTGCGCACGTGATGTGAATGGCAGCCCGTTAGCTCTGGCCGTGCTTCCCCGCAGGCATCCATGCAGCTGGGCTtccaggaggaggaggacgacgGTGGCTTCCTGCCGCAGGATGCGAGCAGCCCCAGCGAGCTGCACAGCAGCAGCGACGACGCTAGTTCGCTCACCTACTCCTCCAGCTCTGAGCAgatcccaccccctccccagagtcCGCCGCCACCCCCGCCCGTGCAGTTCAACGACCCGCCCCTGCCGGACGAGCTCTCCCCGGAGCGTGCCCCCCGGGGACCGTCGCCCTTCCGGCGCCACGCAGTGCCCCCTCCGCCTCCCCCGCCACGCGGCATCCTGCCCAACCGCCAGTCGCTGCACAAGGTGCTGCCCACACGGGAGGAGCTGCAGGCCCAGCACATGCACCCCAGCCACCAGTCGCTGCCGCTCATCCTGTCCCCAGAGACCACTCTCCTGCTGCAGCAGGTGCAGATCCGGTCGCAGCCCCACTCACTGCCGCACTCGTCCCCGCAGCCCATCCTGTCCTCCTTCCAGCCGCAGCAGCATCTAGTCCACCAGGCCCAACCCCCTCAGCCCATCTACCAATCGCAGTCGCACGGCCCGCAACCTACCTACCAATCAGTGGAGCATTCCATCCGCCAGTCTCCTAATCTGACGTACCAGTCACCGCCCCCTAAGCCTGTGTACCAATCGCATCAGCATTCTGCCCACCAGGCACCGCCCCATCCCCTATCCTTCCAATCACCTCCTCCAAGGCCTCCCTACCAATCGCAGCAACATCTCGCCCACCAGGCCCAGTCCTCTCAGCTAACCTACCCGTCACCTCCCCCTAAGACTCCCTACCAATCACAGCAGCATCCCGCCCACCAGGCCCAGCCCCCTCGGCATAGCCCTGTCCCATCACACCATTCAGGCCAATCACACACAgtgcccccgccccctccccctctgcccCCGCCATGTGAGCCTCCCCCTCTGCCCCCGTCCACGCTCCAGCGTGCAGACTCCAGCCAGATGAACGTGAAGCGCCTCCGATGGGAGCAGGTGGAGAACTCGGAGGGCACCATCTGGGGTCAGGTGGGTATGGCGTGACGTCCTGTCCGCATTACGTCTGTCcagtcagcagggggtgccaaATCTGCTCTGTGTTGCAGCTCGGCGCCGACTCTGATTTTGACAAGCTGAGTGACATGGTGAAATACCTCGATTTGGAGCTGCACTTTGGGACCCAGAAGAGCCCCAGTAAGTATCAGAGGGCTTTCCCCGCATCATCAACGGCCGTAAGCCTCACAGAGGATAAGAGTGATGTTGAGTGATGTCATGTAAATGCAACTTAACAGTTCAGTTTTACGTTTGCCTTTCagaatcattttaattaaactgcAGCACCTTTCGATACTTGCAGAGCGAATGCTGCATCTGCTCACTGTATCATTACACTGGGCTGCTGTAGGTTCTCATTATGATGTGCCTCAGAGATCCACCCTTATTTAACAACCTTAATGATTTGTTTACACTTTTATGGGCTCACTTTTCATCAATTACAAAGCCATTCAAATAAACGCCaaccttccctccctccctccctccctctgtccctGCTTATCCTTTGCTCTGCTTATCTTCCTGTGTGCCTCTGCCTGTCTCTTGCTCCACCATCACTTTTCCTCTCCTTCATCTCTGTGTATACATGTCTCTCTGTCCCCATCActtggtctgtctgtctctctgtctgtctgtctgtctctctgtctgtctgtctctttctgtgtctgtaactttgtctgtgtctctctctgtcccggTCACTTTGTCCGTTTCTCTCTGCAtcactctgcctgtctgtctgtccctctctatccccatcactctgcctgtctgtctctttctATTCTTGTcactctatctctctctctagcCCTCTaactttgtctctgtctgtctatctgtctctctctctctgtctctctctctctctcatatctCCCCTCATCATCTGCCCCCTGCCAGAAAGGCCTGCTGcctgcactgccccccccctccccccacacacatacacactcagaGCCCGGTTCCCCATACCTGCTCAGGCTATCAGCAAAACGGCACCTCATGCTTGTAAATTGTGTCAGTCTCTGTTCCAGAACTGATCCTGCAGTCTGAATCCTTCAAGAAGAGGGACGTGATTGAGATCCTGTCACACAAGAAGGCCTACAACGCCTGTGAGTATGCCGGTCACCccggggcggtggggggggctgtcagaTGGGAGCTGGCGGTCACGTGGTTGCCGTGTATCCCCAGCCATCCTGATCGCCCACCTGAAGCTGTCCCCCGCTGAGCTGCGGCACGTGCTGATGACCATGGCCACAGAGCGCCTGGAGCCTGCACACATCAAGCAGCTGCTGCTGTACGCGCCGGACGACGACGAGGCCCAGCAGTATGAGCGGTACCGGGACAAGCCGGCCAAGCTCAGCGAGCCCGACCAGTTTGTGCTGGAGGTGCGTGCATGTGTGGGGGCCTGTACCACGGCGACACCCCCGCCAGACCAGAACAGTGTCATCCAATGATATGATACTCTCATGGGTCTGAGTTTCTTGTGGTGCTCCCAGATGCTTTCCGTTCCTGACTACAAGACCCGTCTGAGGAGTCTCCTCTTTAAGACCACGCTCCAGGAGAAAACCGAGGAGATGAAGGTTGGCTATGAGTGCATCTACAAAGCCTCCCTGGAGCTCAGGAGCAGCAAGAAGCTAGCCAAGATCCTGGAGGTACGCGCGGCCGCATGGTCCTTGTGTCCCGTTGCATGCTTCATTTCTGACGTCTGTTTTTGACACAAGCCAGCTCAGACCTCAGCTGTGATCCAGACTCTTTCTTTGTAGTTTGTCCTGGCTATGGGGAACTACCTGAACAATGGGCAGCCCAAGACCAGCAAACCCACTGGATTTAAGATCAATTTTCTGACTGAGGTACAGCCTTCCGGCCTGGagagacactgtcagtgtggGTCAGCCTGCAGTGAAACACGTCCATAATCAGACagatataataatataaatacagaCCTACACTGTCATTGAGAACATCTCTAAGTCTGCTTAGTCTGGGCTGGTCCCGAGGCATTGTGGAGTTTCTCAACTCCTCGCGGGACCAGGTGAAGCCACATGATGACTGTGTCACAACCTTGCAGCTCAGCACCACGAAGACGGTGGACGGCAAGTGGACTTTCCTGCACGTCCTCGCCAAATCGTTAAGCCAGCACTTTCCGGAATTACTGGGCTTTGCCAAGGACCTTCCCACCGTGTCCCTCGCTGCCAAAGGTGAGCGAGCCCTGCGACTCACCTGGGAATCTAGTGCTGCAGCTGGTGAATTACAATGCTCTGAAAAACAGGAGGCCAGAAGAGGctaacagagagagagagacaggctgcctgagagagagagagacaggctgcctgagagagagagacaggctgactgagagagagagagacaggctgactgagagagagagagagagacaggctgactgagagagagagagacaggctgactgagagagagagagagacaggctgactgagagagagagagagagagagacaggctgactgagagagagagacaggctggctgagagag
This genomic window from Paramormyrops kingsleyae isolate MSU_618 chromosome 22, PKINGS_0.4, whole genome shotgun sequence contains:
- the grid2ipa gene encoding delphilin isoform X1; the encoded protein is MMKKFLRSRKGRFSLRQSRSGSRSASKDFFLTMPASNQGWPEDFGFRVGGSGPSYILSVDEGSSAHHAGLQPGDQVLEIEGQNVSSLGKDALVTLAKTQKNIPPSIGVVSRIQQMDIPPGPDGRFGFTIVGDCPLVVEDCLFNSPAERSGLRAGDYVMEVNGIPVRQHETAAAMIKASQGCTLRLGVLRQGRRLKRMTSSLKEPSVLQSSDSVRQDRKNKALEFNMKVEEVLKDDPDVKEHLFAVLKDYAAERNMETLAAALPDILISAEHQQLIDSVRIFIPKKHRERFDEMVSQGLLQRVRRGRSLSSPGQNRLRRSRSEDHPERLLVSTRASSVPRSSVATEDIPGPPPPARGLRKTTSLVVGHSSSTIGYRTVRVYKGNKSFGFTLRGHAPVWIDSVIPGSPAEKAGLKPGDRILFLNGLDMRCCSHEKVVSMLQGSGAMPTLVVEDGPSGPPLAPLEPELGVPGSPGSRSPELRSLHWVTEILPPSIRVHGRTFGQQLEHLLTHQERYTICKALELFFQQRNVDTLIVDVFPVLDTPAKQVLWQFIYQLLTYEEQEQCQQKMARFLGFRTQPAAAPAEPEPAPETHRRSSSMRVTGTAYRSSVRGRSSDDLIIGTNLGMGLPAACLNSAPRTHNEPMEVGMRLAPGERQSGDGTSLPETPNLNNLSTVYTELEVGNVYSGGKASRSLKSRSSPLPEPVVEPDAIGHTHSPSMHGGGSRKSAPSLSWREQLPSAACQCYPAGVPGQAGAESNPYMSLDSPLPSPPPVDYPPTPPTHRGNLFTFSPPPHTQDTDKFLDALNEQLGHRVTAVDDFLTPDNDYEEASMQLGFQEEEDDGGFLPQDASSPSELHSSSDDASSLTYSSSSEQIPPPPQSPPPPPPVQFNDPPLPDELSPERAPRGPSPFRRHAVPPPPPPPRGILPNRQSLHKVLPTREELQAQHMHPSHQSLPLILSPETTLLLQQVQIRSQPHSLPHSSPQPILSSFQPQQHLVHQAQPPQPIYQSQSHGPQPTYQSVEHSIRQSPNLTYQSPPPKPVYQSHQHSAHQAPPHPLSFQSPPPRPPYQSQQHLAHQAQSSQLTYPSPPPKTPYQSQQHPAHQAQPPRHSPVPSHHSGQSHTVPPPPPPLPPPCEPPPLPPSTLQRADSSQMNVKRLRWEQVENSEGTIWGQLGADSDFDKLSDMVKYLDLELHFGTQKSPISVPELILQSESFKKRDVIEILSHKKAYNASILIAHLKLSPAELRHVLMTMATERLEPAHIKQLLLYAPDDDEAQQYERYRDKPAKLSEPDQFVLEMLSVPDYKTRLRSLLFKTTLQEKTEEMKVGYECIYKASLELRSSKKLAKILEFVLAMGNYLNNGQPKTSKPTGFKINFLTELSTTKTVDGKWTFLHVLAKSLSQHFPELLGFAKDLPTVSLAAKVNQRTITADLNDLHSTVQDIRTACQKMPITADDRFAAIMSSFLENSHPAVQSLESLQQRAMLEFSKVASFFGEDSKATTTEAFFAIFSEFMSKFERALADIQCLENARSPRVASPQAW
- the grid2ipa gene encoding delphilin isoform X2, giving the protein MGWERGFSRRFRIFIPKKHRERFDEMVSQGLLQRVRRGRSLSSPGQNRLRRSRSEDHPERLLVSTRASSVPRSSVATEDIPGPPPPARGLRKTTSLVVGHSSSTIGYRTVRVYKGNKSFGFTLRGHAPVWIDSVIPGSPAEKAGLKPGDRILFLNGLDMRCCSHEKVVSMLQGSGAMPTLVVEDGPSGPPLAPLEPELGVPGSPGSRSPELRSLHWVTEILPPSIRVHGRTFGQQLEHLLTHQERYTICKALELFFQQRNVDTLIVDVFPVLDTPAKQVLWQFIYQLLTYEEQEQCQQKMARFLGFRTQPAAAPAEPEPAPETHRRSSSMRVTGTAYRSSVRGRSSDDLIIGTNLGMGLPAACLNSAPRTHNEPMEVGMRLAPGERQSGDGTSLPETPNLNNLSTVYTELEVGNVYSGGKASRSLKSRSSPLPEPVVEPDAIGHTHSPSMHGGGSRKSAPSLSWREQLPSAACQCYPAGVPGQAGAESNPYMSLDSPLPSPPPVDYPPTPPTHRGNLFTFSPPPHTQDTDKFLDALNEQLGHRVTAVDDFLTPDNDYEEASMQLGFQEEEDDGGFLPQDASSPSELHSSSDDASSLTYSSSSEQIPPPPQSPPPPPPVQFNDPPLPDELSPERAPRGPSPFRRHAVPPPPPPPRGILPNRQSLHKVLPTREELQAQHMHPSHQSLPLILSPETTLLLQQVQIRSQPHSLPHSSPQPILSSFQPQQHLVHQAQPPQPIYQSQSHGPQPTYQSVEHSIRQSPNLTYQSPPPKPVYQSHQHSAHQAPPHPLSFQSPPPRPPYQSQQHLAHQAQSSQLTYPSPPPKTPYQSQQHPAHQAQPPRHSPVPSHHSGQSHTVPPPPPPLPPPCEPPPLPPSTLQRADSSQMNVKRLRWEQVENSEGTIWGQLGADSDFDKLSDMVKYLDLELHFGTQKSPISVPELILQSESFKKRDVIEILSHKKAYNASILIAHLKLSPAELRHVLMTMATERLEPAHIKQLLLYAPDDDEAQQYERYRDKPAKLSEPDQFVLEMLSVPDYKTRLRSLLFKTTLQEKTEEMKVGYECIYKASLELRSSKKLAKILEFVLAMGNYLNNGQPKTSKPTGFKINFLTELSTTKTVDGKWTFLHVLAKSLSQHFPELLGFAKDLPTVSLAAKVNQRTITADLNDLHSTVQDIRTACQKMPITADDRFAAIMSSFLENSHPAVQSLESLQQRAMLEFSKVASFFGEDSKATTTEAFFAIFSEFMSKFERALADIQCLENARSPRVASPQAW